DNA from Chitinispirillum alkaliphilum:
TTGATAATTGGTACTGGGGTTTTATTGGCGCAAATGATCTTACAAACTATACAATTAATCTACCATCACCCGGTGGCAGAGGAACCGCACAGCTTCTCATTTCCCTGACAGGACTCACAAGCATTCCCCATGAGCCACAGGACCACTCTTTTTCCATTCTTATCAATGGAAAAGTTCCTGGAACAAACAATCAGGCAATCTGGAACGGACAAAACAGTTTTCTTTTTGTCAGTGACACCTTTGCTGTTAACATTCTCAGAGAGGGTGAAAACACCATAAGCTTTCTTAAGGAACAAAGGGGATTTGTGGATCGTGCAGCCCTGAACTGGATCCGGGTTATTTATCCCCGAACCTACAATGCCCTCGATGATGTACTTTATTTTAAAAACGATGAGAGTTCGTTTCATACTGTGGTTCAATACGATCTTTCAAACTTCTCCGATAACTCCATAGATCTTTGGGATATCAGGAAAAACCGAATCTTTATGGATATGGAGACTTTTGAAGAGATCAGAAACAATCGCAAAACCTACTCACTCTCATTTCAGGACAGCGCAAACACCCTCACCCGATATGTCGCCCAGACAAAATCAAAGAGACTTAAGCCCGGCATGGAGTTGGACAGCATAGCGAATTTCTGGAATTCGCTTGCCGGGGTTGATTATATAGTAATAAGCGTGGACTCCTTTAAAACGAATCTTGAGCCGCTTCTTGAAACACACCGCTCACGAGGATTACGTGCAGAATTTATTGATATAAACGATATTTACAACCGGTTTTCGCACGGAATCCGGGATCCGGAAAGTATAAGGGATTTCATAAAATATCTCTTCTCTATATCACCAAACCACCCTCCCCGCTATCTACTTCTGGGAGGTGATACCACGCATGATCTTGACAAAAAGAACAGAGAGAGAAATCTTGTACCAACCAACCTATCACGAACCCCTGGCTGGGGACCTTCAAGCAGTGATGGATATTTTGTAACTGTGAGAGGAAATAATCAGTTTCCAGATATGTATGTGGGAAGATTTCCGGCAGAAAACAAACAGCACATGAAAACGATGGTTGAGAAAACAGTAAATTACATAAATAATCCTACCCGTGGATTCTGGCGGGATAACATACTGCTGGCAGGCGGAGGACGAGTAGATGAACCAGAGTTTAGAATTTTCAATGACGAGGTTTCTTCTGAAGTAATCAGCTCAAGAATGAATATACTTCGCATGGACGCGGATCCTGCATCACCATATTACAAGAGTGAATTCAACTCTACAACCACTATGGCAGGTTATATCAACGCCGGATTGCAAATTCTCAATTTCAATGGTCATGGCGGGGGTAATGTCTGGTCCGACAGTCGTTTTTTCAGCTACAACGATCTTCACAGATTGCACAACGGGAGATGGAGTACGGGTGGTAAGCTTCCAGTGGTATTCAGCTTCACATGCCTTACCGGTTTTTTTGAAAGCAGTTTCTACCGTTCTCTTGGAGAAGAATTTATACGCTCAGGTCCCAATGGAGCAGTTGCCTTCTACGGAGCCTCCTCATATACTACGCTAAGTGGTAATCTCATCATGAACCGCCTCCTGCTTGAACAGGGCCTTAGCGGTACGTACGAAACTCTTGGTGAACTCCTCGGGCATGTGGAAACATTGATGCTTGTTAAGCATGGTATGCAGCACATACCTCTCATCAGACAATACAACCTGCTTGGAGATCCGGCACTGCCATGGCTCAATATCCCTGACACACTCTCATTATCTGTAAATAAAAATATACTCTCGGGAAATGACACTCTTATTGTAAAAGGTAACACCGGCCCGGTTAAGGAGGGTAAAGTTTTAATTCAGATTCTTTCGGGCACTGAAGAGTGGGAGAGAAGAATAGTTAATGTGGTTGACTCTGAATTCCAGGAGCATTTCAGTCTTAAAAGAGAGGCTGTAACTTCTGAAGGTGTTATCAGGGCATATGCGTGGAATAATTCTGCAGAGATAAAGGGGCAGACAGCTTTTTCAAAAGATATTTTTATGATTTATGATCTGCAGATCGATCCCCCACGTCCCGGACCTGGTGACAGCGTAAGAGTGAGTTGCCGTGCTGATGTCCCCCCAGAAACTCCTGATGCTCTGCTTTATTGCCTGTATGCGACCGCTGCACCTCATCAGCAAAACACTCCTCAACAAGGGGTGCTTATGGAAAAAGACAGCAGCGGCCTCTACACTACTGTATCCAAAATACCGGTTGGGTATTCGAATGACCCAAGTTCCGTTCTTCAATTGCGATTCAGAATAATTGCCGGTGAGAATTCCAAAGAAAGCACGAGGTTTACTTTCCCACTGCTTGGCCGCCCCGATCTTCACTTCACAAGAGACTCAATATCCCTTTACTGGACTGGTGACTCGATGGCGATCTCCTTTGAAGTTCTCAATGCCGGAAATCTTGCTGCGCCACCTTACGACATCAAAATTAACTGGATCGACAGCTCCAACCATACCACGACCTTTAAGCAGCTTAATTCTGAAGCTACCCTTCTTCCGGGGTCAACCCAGCAATTTCAAATCAACCTCCCCGATACGAGTGGCGATTTCACTATGGAAATACTGCTCAATGATGATCAGTCATTCATGGAATCCCGTTTGGACAATAACCGCGCGGTTAAAAATTTCACCATTACTTCCGACACCCTGAGAAATCCAGTTGACACCGTCGAATCACAGGGAGAAGGTTTAGCCATAAGCCCCCATGAGGAATTAAGCCGGCAATACCGTGTTTTTCTCTTTTCTGAGCTCCAATCTGTTGCCCAACCACTCCGAACCACCTCAAAATGGCTCTCCAAGGGAAAGGATTCGGTCACCAGTTTTCATCTTGGTACACGTCCGGAATTAAGCAGCACAGATACTCTGATATGGACCTTCAGGCCGCAAGACTCTGCAGTACTCTCCACTCAGCCCCAAAACAGCACTCCAGCTGTAATGAAACTTGACCCTTACTCAAACACCTGGCGTCATGGGGGTAACTTTACCAGTACAGACACTCATATTGAATACAGATCCATAAATACCGGTCCATATGCTCTTGCAATGCTAAATGATAATACTCCTCCTCAGGTTAGGTTGACAGTTGCTGGAAGAGAACTCAAATTTCTTGACTACGTAGCTAAAGACAGACCTTTTAATATCATCATAACTGACCCATCCGGTATTAATACTTCTTCATTTGAGCTTTTCTTAAACAGTAAGAAACTGCCAAAAGAGAGTTACTCCGAAATTCCGCTCCAGGAAAGTCCGGAACATCTCAATATTACAATCTATCCAACACCTCAAAAGCCCATTGACTCACTGATGGTTTCTGTTGATGACCTTGCCGGAAATAACTCAGAAGTTGTTTTTGCCTACATGCCAGGGGAGGATCTTAAAATTAACTTTTTCTCCTGTCACCCCAACCCATTCACCGCAAGAATGTCTCCCGATGGCAGTACGGTACAGCCGATTCGCTTTGCCTTCCTGATCACAGATTTGTCAGATATTGAACTCACGCTTTACACAAAAAGTGGGCGTAACATTAAAAGCTGGCGTTTTAATGATCTCATCGGATATCAGGAAATTGAATGGGATGGCCGAGACAGACATGGTTATCGCATAGCCAACGGAACTTATTTTGCAAAACTAACCGCAAGCAATACCAGAACAACAACCAGAAAAATTATCAGAATCGCTAAACTTGAAGGTTACAGATGAGCTTATATATTGTATCAACACCAATAGGAAATCTTTCAGACATTACCCTCCGTGCCATAGAAGTACTCAAAACTTCAGACCTCATACTCGCAGAGGACACAAGGGTCACCAACAGACTTCTCAACTATTACGGTGTACAAAAACCACTCAGGGCATATCACGATCATAACAAGGAGAAGATCACACCTCACCTTTTAGAGATGCTCCGTGATGATAAAAACGTGGCGCTTGTAACAGATGCCGGTACTCCCGGAATCGCAGATCCAGCCTTCTATCTTACCAGGGCTTCAATTGAAGAAAACATAAAGGTAATCCCTATTCCCGGAGCTTCGGCATTTCTTACAGCACTGGTAGCAAGCGGACTACCTACCGACAGGTTTATTTTTGAAAATTTCTTACCAAACAAAAGTGCAAAAAGGAAGAAAATTCTCGAATCAATGCTCTCAGAGCCAAGAACTGTGATTTTCTACGAAACTCCTCACCGAATAAACAAAACGCTTCTTGCTATGAAAGAAGTGCTTGAAGACACCAGAATTGTGATTGCCCGGGAGTTAACCAAAGTTCATGAAGAGTTCCTAAGGGGCGATGCAGCATTTCTTCTCAAACATTTCGAAAAGCATCCGCCAAAGGGCGAAATGGTGGTTATGTTCAATGTGAGAATAAAAAATTCAGAGACAGAGCAGATGTAAACTCTGTCTCTTCTGCAAAAAAGGACAAACATAGAAACAGCGCAAGCGATCTCAAAGCTCACCTTTGTAAAAGGACAACAGATACTTTAGCGGGGTGGGTGCACCACCAGCTTTTTTATCTTACTTCTGTAAGTTTTTCTTTGTCCCCTTCGTGAACGTGCAGTCACCTGGTAGAGATACACATTGGGGGTAAGAAAATTTCCGGCCTGATCTCTGCCATCCCAGAACTCTCCATTGCGCGGATTACGTATCACTTTTAGAAGTCTGCCATTGAGAGAATAGATTCTTATGGTAAATTCCAGATCCAAAGTCATAGGCGCATTTGAATGATAGAAATAAAACCTTGTACCATTACCCATGCGCATGGGGTTTGGAATGTTAAGAACATGATCCAGATCAAAATCCCGTTCTTCCACAACATTTAATTCTATGGTTTGTTTTGTAATATTTCCAAGAAGATCACGGGCACTAATTACCATTTCATAACTACCGGGTCTTATGGTGCCCTCGTCAAAGTTTACTACAGCTACACCTTTGCGGAAATCCCCGTCAGAAAACTGAAAGAGATGATTGATATTACGTCTGCTCAGCGCTCCCCTTATCTCCATAGTAATACCTTCATCAGGCCCTGTACCTATCATATCTATACCGCTCTCATCAAAAATACTGATCTCACAACTGAGGGGCAGCTGTGCCGTAAGGCGGTTGGCAAGAAAGACCCCGGCCTGATCCATCTGTTCAGAATCATAGACTGGTCTGATACTTATTACCGGCCCTGTAGTGTCCGTTATCTCCCGTTGATCTGTACCACTGAAAACCAAATCCCCTCTGAACCCGATACCAGTAATCTCATTTTCCCACGCATACGCATTCAGCCTCACGCCCTCTCTTTCAAAAGTCAGGTTCTGGGGCAGAAGAATCGCTTGTTCGAACTCACCATTGACTACAGGTATCCTGCCGCTGAACACAGGAGCTCCCGGAAGTTCATATCTGGGGTCTGTAAAAGTTCCTCCATCCTTTCTGCTGGCACTGTCAGCCGGATTGAATAAACCGATCTGCACAAAACCATTTTCATCCCCAAAGGATCTGTCTACAGTACCATTCGCAAAAGTAACCTTGCCTTTTAATGTAATCTGTTGAAGTGCCTTAAGGGTATCGATACTGTTACCTTCGGAATCATATAACGATAGTTCTATTTCCCGTTTTTGATTGTTCAAGCGTATGGATGGGTCACCCAAAATCACAAATGGACGGTTATTTAAATTATGAAAATTACTGATTGCTTTCATAAAGGAAGCACCGATTGAGTTAGAATTTTCGGTGCAGTATAATTGCTCATAAAAATTCAATGCAAGTTTTTCATTGGGTCCGGCTCTTACATCTCTTGTTGCAGAGAGTGTGGCTATTGCACCAGCCCCTGGTTGCTTTGTCAAAACAGAGGAGAGACAATCCTCTCCCGGAATATCAAATCTCCCAACAGCACAGGAGAAGGAAGTAACAATAGGGTAACGACCTCTGTTGTGAAGATTTTGTACAGATTCCCTGGTAAAAATATATTCATCAGCCCAGGTAAAATAAGCCCCATGCCCAAACCAGTTAACAGCTGCCACACCGGAATTAATCTCATTTATCAGCGCTCTGGCTGCAGCAGGTTTTCTCCAGTGTTCATCCCATTCATATTCGAAAAGGTACAATTTTCCAATATCTGTAGCCGCAACACTTTCAGCTATTACGTCTCTAACTCTGCGTGAAGCAATATGATGGGGGGTGTGTAGGGTGTTTATGGGATCTGCCCTATCTTCCTGCTGGTCATCATCAGCTACAAGAAGAACCCTGTTTCTCCAAGGCCCGAAATCTGCATATTCAGGATTTTCCGTTTCGATGATTTTTTGAACCATGGCCTCCGCATCATTTCGATTTTTAGCAGGAAGGCGGCCCAGAAAAAAGAATGGGGAATGCTGTCTGTCCACCAGTATCGTTTCATCAAGCAGTACATAATACTTGTCCATACATAGCTCATCATTGTATGCTGCAGGGATAAAACTTACCTCAGCGGAGCCAATATTTTTATAATCATAGTGCCCGGAACCAAAAAGAAGCACATATGAGAGATCTCCTCCATTTTGCCAATATCTATACACATACAACAAAAAATTTCTCAGTGCCGCAGGGTCAGTATTGCCTCCGGAGAACTGATCATAGATATTGTGAATGGTGACAACCCGAGGTTCTGAAAACCCGTGATTTCTCTTATGTTCAGCAAGTTTCAGCGCAGACTCTAAAAATTCATCATGAGTCACTATGAGATAATCACTTCTGTTGGAACTATTCCTTAAATCACGATACATGAATCTGCCCTGGTATTGACTACTGACTGATTGGACTTCCGGAAGATCGATAAAAGAGTTTTCATCAGTTATAAAATATCTTACCCCAAGTGCCCCTGTATCGCTCCAAACGAACCGGTTTACGTCACTTAATCTGACACTATCAACTAAACTAACCTTCGATTCATCCTGGGGGATTCGGAAAATAAAACTCAGTGCATCACCTTCTCCATTGAGGCTGTAACTGTAAACACCCTCAGAAGAATTTGAAAAAGCCTCAATGCGATGCTCTCCACCATCACCTGCATCAAGTTCAGAGTAATAGCGGAAATACACACCCTTAAGATCAAACCGGCTACCAGAGGTAAGTTCCATAACAAGATTTTTTGATTCCCAGTTCTCAATGGGAAACCATCGTGAACTACAGTTATGACAAATCTCTTCACCGCCAAGGGACGCCCTGATACTACTATTAGCCGTTGTTCTTAGCTTTTTGAAAAAAACCTCCCCACCCATACCGGTGTAAAGCATAGGCAGGTTCACCTCTTCAGTATGTCTTTGGCCTGCTAATGTTTCTGATTCAAACAGTTTATATAACCAATCAACTCCTCCAAGCTCTCTTTTCCACATATGGTCTCTTGGTCTGCGCAGAAAATAGTTGTTCTGGAAATGAGTACTTGTGTCCACAGAACCCCGGGGTTGCTCAAACACCCCCATCGTTTTTCCACCGGACGGATTCGTACTCAGCCAAAAGGTTCTGTAATCATCATAGCGGTTTATTTCCATTCTAAATCTTCGATACAGGGGATCATAAACCCAGTCAGATCCTCCGGTTACAAATGCAAGTGCATAATCTTCATCCAGAACCGGACCATCAGGATTTTGCGCAACCCGCATAAGCGGAATTTCAAAAAGGCCTTCAGGTATTTCTCCTATTGCAGGCACCTCTCTTTCCAATTCACCCTTACGGGAAGCATACATAACAACATCTGACATCCTTACAGAATTTCCAAAAAGCTGACGCAGTCGCGTACCGCTTATTCTGATTATCCCATTCTCAAGTGTAGTTGCCTCATTAAAGCCCTGATTCCCATCACCGATTCTGAATTTATATTTCTGCTGATTACCACTAAGTACATGTTGTTCAGATGCAGATCTTCTCAATGGCTCCCTTCTAACCCATCCCTGGGAAGTGCCAAAATTTAAAAGCATGGTTTCAACCATCCTTTCATAATCTGACCCAGCCTGCCAGCGGAAAGTATTATGGGATGCACCAGGGAATTCTATCCTAATGGTACCTCTGCGAAGCACCTCCACTACACCCTTATCATTGTAATGAAATGGGCGCACTACAATCCGTGCAGCTCTGTATTCCCTGAATCTTGTATACTGTGGCTCACTCACCCACTTGTTTATAAATTGGTTTTCTGAATCGATATCCGTTTCAGAAAGGGACAGAGGATATTGCAGGATATTGGAATTAACAGATTCAGCAGAAAGTGTGACCCTGATATCGCCCTGAGGAGGTATCCCGACATGAAAAGAGTATGCAGGCAGAAGAGGTTTTGCGCTATCTCCGCTTTGAGTATTGGCACCACTGAAAGATAAAATTGTGCGATTCGGACCTTCTCCATCAGCTATTACCATATCATAATCATCCATGTACCATGATAAAGTAAGCCCTGAGGGAGAATCATGAGTAACTTCCAGAGATGCCCCAAAAGAGTAAAACACGACAGCAAAAATCAGAAGAAGAATTTTATTCATATTTTATACGTTTAAAAAGGGTACATATTACAGTTCGTTCCAGCAACATACGATATTTAAACTAAATACCGGATCATCCCCTTTTATCCTTTCCTTATGTTTTTCACTTCAATGATATGTAAGTTATTAAAAATGTTTTTTTTCAACATGAGTTGCCAAACTATGCTTTGGATATCGCCAAAAGATATAACCTGCTCGGTAAAGTATAATTGATAATAATATGTTAAAAATCCCTAAAGTGGATCATTTTTTAGGTTAAAAGTCCCAAAATATTGAATTTGAAAAAAGTAAAATATGCATCTGTGGTGCAGGATGGCTGCAACCAAAGGGGCTCCATAAAAAAGATTTCTTGAACCCCAGCTCACAACGAGAGTTCATGGCTTGTTGAGTGAAAACAAAGAAAGATGGGGAAAAGTGAAAAATATCACTTTTCCCCAAAACATAGTGTATACAGGCGTTTGGAAATATCAGGAGAAAACTGATCTATATCTTTCTTTTCGGTAGCAGACCTAAAGAGTTCTCCGTAACAAGATCAAACAGTTTCATAGATAAGCCTTTCATTGAAAAGCTGCTATTTTCCTTTTCCCTCTTTTTATAGTTCTGTATATAAGTATGAACTCTTTTGGCTTCGAGTACAAAGGCTTCCATATTAGCCTCAATAAGCTGAGGGAAAGGACTGCCATCGGTTTCTATTGAGAGGAACGGAAACTCTTCAAGATCCCTGAACTCATCGATCTTTTTCTCCCAGCCAGGCACTCTCATTTTCCCTGCAACATTCATCTCCTTTTTTAGTATAGCCTCACAAACCCTGGAAGGCATACATCCAAACGGTCCGATAGAGATTATACCGCATGAGTCATTGAGGATCTCTCTTAAAGCCAGCCCTACAGTAAGAATCGTCTCCCCGCGGAAATTCACATCAATGAGATGTAAAGCACTCTCTATAGTTTTCTCCACCTCAATCATCTCAAAGTGATACAGTCCGCTCTGAGCCAGAACAGATTTGATTTTCTTCTCCCACCACTCCTGTACATTAGAGGTGAGCCTCATTTTAAGCTGTCCTTTAAAATCAAACTCCCTTTCACCCAGTTTGTTATTGATGATAAAATTACTATAGTGAAGGAATTCGGCAATTGGTGCCACCCTGACCATAAAGCCCTGTTCTTCTAATGAGTCGACGATATTTTTCCTGCTGAATTCATCCCTTCTGACAAAGATCTCCCCGACCAGAGATATCACCGGTACTTCGGAAGGATCCTTTTTAAGAGGGATCTTTTTTAGACGATTTGAAATTTTGGTCAAAACAGAAATAAGTTTTTCAGATTTACTGCCTTCGAAATAGCCGATAAGTTCACCCCAACATGCTTCAAGTTCTCTTTCCGCCAGTTGTCTGTCCAGTGCGGAGACCGAAAGCATGCTTTTTATATCCCCCAGCACATCAGCAATGACCAATCCCTGCCATGATTTAAGAAGCATTCTGCTGCCCATACCACCATACCCGTTTTCATCTGTCATGGTAAACATGGCTGCATCTGGTATCTTTTGGTTCTCGATAAGCTGTTCGAAAGCTCTATAGTACTGCCCAAGACGGCAGGGGCCTCCTCCGGTTGCCATGAAGAAAAGTGTAATTTTATCATCTGTTTTTTTGTTGAGATAATCCAGAAATGAGCCGCTTGTGACAATGTAAGGCAAACACTCCTTACAGCTTGTGTTCTTTTTACCTGTAAGCAACACATCTTTATCCGCAACAGGAAGAGCTCTTGCATTGACCCCCATGCTTCTGAACACCGCAGCCACAACCTCAGTACCATATCGACCCATATTTGGGAAAAGCAGCTCAACCTTCGGATCAGTAAGAGGGTACGTTTTCCCATCCGATGCAGTAATCTTAAAAGTCTTATCAACCAGCTCTACTTTGGCGGGTCTGAATGACTCCCCGCCGTTCTCAAAGGAGATCTGTGCATGACGGCAGGTTTTCATGATATCCAAAGCAGCTTCAATCCTTGTATCAATTCCGGCATCGGCCGTATGCTGATCGAGCTCCAATGTAAGGGAGGGTTTCCCTTTCATGATGTTGCGGAAAAAACCCAGAAGAAAAGAATCCGGACCACAGGAGAAGTTGGTAATATAAAAGCCAAACAGATTATCCCTGTCCTTTATGAAACGAGCTGTTTTCATGATTCTCTGTCCCATGCCCCAGAACATTTTCTGATCAACCTCATAGGATTCACTGTCAAGCATATCATAGGGAATAACCATATAACCTCTTGAAGCCACTTTATGGGGTATACCCATGTTGGCATCCTGGGCAAATGAATTGTAGGGACGCCCCACGATCACAATCCCAAACTGCTCCGGATTTTCATCCAGGTGTTTGAGCGCTTTTTTGCCATACTCTTTGAGTTCAGCTTCAAAATCTTTCTGTGTAAGGATTGCCTTGTCAAGAGCATCCCTGGCCTTATCCTGGGCAACACCCATCCCTGCGGCCATCTCTACAAGGGCTTTTTGAGCTCTTGAAAAGTCTCCATCCATCCTTAGTACCGGAGCAAGAACTGCAGCAGTAGACTGCTCAAGTTCTTTTCTGAAAGTGGTTTTTATATAATACGGTTCAGCCTGTACAAACACACAGGCCTTGCTGTAGGTTGGAACATTTGGAACCGGAATTTGCGCTATGTGTGGCAAAAATATGTAATCAGGAGATTTTTTCAAAAGATTAAGAAAGCTTCCGTGAGTCAGTTCTGCGGGCAGGCAGAAGGCCGCCTCGATTCTTGAAAGTCCCTGAGGATCAATCTCATCGGAGTAGACTACCTTGAAGCCCATGTTGTGGAAAAAATTTGAATACAGCGGGTAGTATGCATGGGTAAGAAAGGTGCGCATTATTCCAACAGTGCGCTCTGGTCTGTCAGGGTTCTGTGCCGAAGGTTTATCCATTACCCCATATTTTTTGAACATCAGATCATTTCTCACCGCTACAAGGTCAAGATCCTTTACTTCGACATCAAGATGAAGCCTCATATTGTAGTACTTATTGCAGATTCCACCGAACGGGTACATTTTCCCGTTTATCTTTATCTTTGATATCTCGCATTTGCGGTCACATTTTTCTTTCCCGCCACCACAGACAAAGCTTCCGTCTCTTAGAGCCTCCCGCTGGACTAAATCATCAAGAGAGAATTCCGCAGGTTGTGAGAGTCCCATACTGATTCGTTTGGCAGTTTCGAGTGCTACCCCAAAAGCCCCCATCAAACCCGGTTCTGGCGGTACCACGATTCTGTGCTGCATAAGTGAAGCCATGGCGATTGGAACAGCACGGTTGTAACATACCCCGCCCTGCATGAAAATCTTTTTGCCGATGGGTCTTGAGCCCTTTACCCTGTTTATGTAGTTGAGGCATACAGAGTATACCAGTCCTGAGATAATATCAGCTTTTGATAACCCCTCCTGTCCGGCCAGTTTGATATCACTGCTAATGAATGCAGAACACTGGTCGGTGAAATTGGGGGGCGAAGAGCCCTTCAAAGCCCACTCCCCGATCTCCTCGGTAGCAACATTTAACGATTCTCTGGCGGATTCTTCAAGGAATGAACCTGTGCCGGCACTGCAGGCCTCGTTCATTGCATAATCGGAAGGTACACCGTTGGTAAGAAATGTGTACTTGGCATCCTGGCCACCGATTTCAAATATTGTGTCAACTTCCTGATCGAAAAAGGCCGCTGCCGCGGCATGTGCTATAATTTCATTTATCACATTGTCACTCAATGCGTGCAGGGCTGCAATCTGACGGCCCGATCCGGTTACACCCAAACCACTGATCGAAACGTTTGTGGTCCCAAGCTGCTTTTTGATCTCAGAGTAACAGTTTCGTGATGCCTCAATAGGGTCGCCGTTGGTTCTGAGATAGACATCTGCCAGAACAGCATTATCATCTTTTCGCATTAAAACTGCTTTGGTGGTTGTGGATCCGACATCCAGCCCAAGAATGCATTGATCCCCATCACAAGCCTTATCTTTTTTTATCTCTTTGAATTCGACCAGATCAGCCGCCTCGTTCAGGGGGAGATGTCTTCCAAACGATGATGGCGCTTCGTGAACCACCAGTTTCGAATCACCTGGCAGACTCTTACACTCATTCTCAACAGCCCAAAGCGCCGCACCATAAGCCTCATATACAGAAGCCATGGGTGAAATGACAAGTGATTTGAATCTTGATTGTAAAATCTCGATCATAGCGCTGTTGAGAGATCCCCCGCCAATTAGTGCGATCTTCTCATACTCCATATCCTTCACCAGTTCACAGATCTTATCGGCCATCATAAGGCATAGCCCTGCAGCGATATTTGCTCTTGGCTCACCCTTGTTGAGGGCATGTGTGCAATCGCTCTTGCAAAACACACTGCACCTTCCCGCTATCTTATGAGCAGAACCCTGTTTAGCCAGTTCAACAGCTTCCTCAAGCGACAAACCCATACGTCTTATCTGCTGAAGAAAAAACTCCCCCGTTCCGGATGCACACTTGTTTCCAGAGTGGACCGAACTTATTCCCCCGTTTCTGTTTATTGCATAGGCCAGTTGTGTTTCTCCACCAGAGCTGATGACCAGTTCAGGGTATTGTCTTTGATTATACTCCTGTTTAAGTGCACACTCAACCGCTTCAGGTTCAGGAATGGTGGAGAGGTCTACGTTTGATCTGAAAGCTCTTCCAGTCACGGCGATTCTGTCTATATCCCCTTTTTGTTCCTCAAGAATCTGCAGGATAATTTCCTTAGGATTGCCCTCATGAGGTATACGCCCCTGAAGCAAAAGATCTATTTTCTCTCCCTGAGCAGATAGTTTCACATACTGAACAGTTGTAGCACCAAAACAAATACCTAAAGTCTTCATAGTCTCTCCGATACAGGAACTTGATTGATAGAATTAATTCCAGGCCTAAGTTGATCAAACCCCGCAAGATTCTCATTTTGAGAATTTCTTTTCCGTTTCTGTCACTTATACGACCATTTTAGCCGTTTAAAGGGGTTTTGTCCCGGTTGATGCAAATAATTTCCCCATTTATTATGCAACTGGTGTGCCTGAAATCATGCCGTAATGACATCTGATTATGTAATGTCTAATATTTCCGCATATCCAATATAAAAATTCAGGGCTCTGTGGTGCAACTCAGTAGAGTAAAAAGATTAAACTCAGCCCCTGTGAGCTTGCTGTTGCAGAGGATATAGTAGCCACTCTCTAATTTAATATAATGTATATTTTGATACTGAATTGAGTTAAAAAAACCCAGTTGACAAAGTAAGGCTAAAGTTTTATTTTCTC
Protein-coding regions in this window:
- a CDS encoding peptidase C25, producing the protein MILSSFLIIIFAVFCSANQINLSVDSSDASSVYLHFSVDNHTGAGDFVLGIAAGERKSVTANAFLNRKNNNSSALSVNRIAQGWKGAHYIHWFRIDLPEVFPVNSTATGAVNISISSAKISNPDEIVLRNGILYLPSTPGLLKQAPAEIPYIPFNQGVRLSVEEDGIYEFSVDDLIQLGVPVSTIPARNFRLFNQGLEIPLHTTAGNSEHFRPSDKILFYGEHLRGKNSHFTQYSNENVYWLTWGGVPGKRFLEVSGARRRDLTQYGTRFDTSATIARGFHDTLHFEYDNDIRWLGSIHEPLEMGTAPSRDTMIDNWYWGFIGANDLTNYTINLPSPGGRGTAQLLISLTGLTSIPHEPQDHSFSILINGKVPGTNNQAIWNGQNSFLFVSDTFAVNILREGENTISFLKEQRGFVDRAALNWIRVIYPRTYNALDDVLYFKNDESSFHTVVQYDLSNFSDNSIDLWDIRKNRIFMDMETFEEIRNNRKTYSLSFQDSANTLTRYVAQTKSKRLKPGMELDSIANFWNSLAGVDYIVISVDSFKTNLEPLLETHRSRGLRAEFIDINDIYNRFSHGIRDPESIRDFIKYLFSISPNHPPRYLLLGGDTTHDLDKKNRERNLVPTNLSRTPGWGPSSSDGYFVTVRGNNQFPDMYVGRFPAENKQHMKTMVEKTVNYINNPTRGFWRDNILLAGGGRVDEPEFRIFNDEVSSEVISSRMNILRMDADPASPYYKSEFNSTTTMAGYINAGLQILNFNGHGGGNVWSDSRFFSYNDLHRLHNGRWSTGGKLPVVFSFTCLTGFFESSFYRSLGEEFIRSGPNGAVAFYGASSYTTLSGNLIMNRLLLEQGLSGTYETLGELLGHVETLMLVKHGMQHIPLIRQYNLLGDPALPWLNIPDTLSLSVNKNILSGNDTLIVKGNTGPVKEGKVLIQILSGTEEWERRIVNVVDSEFQEHFSLKREAVTSEGVIRAYAWNNSAEIKGQTAFSKDIFMIYDLQIDPPRPGPGDSVRVSCRADVPPETPDALLYCLYATAAPHQQNTPQQGVLMEKDSSGLYTTVSKIPVGYSNDPSSVLQLRFRIIAGENSKESTRFTFPLLGRPDLHFTRDSISLYWTGDSMAISFEVLNAGNLAAPPYDIKINWIDSSNHTTTFKQLNSEATLLPGSTQQFQINLPDTSGDFTMEILLNDDQSFMESRLDNNRAVKNFTITSDTLRNPVDTVESQGEGLAISPHEELSRQYRVFLFSELQSVAQPLRTTSKWLSKGKDSVTSFHLGTRPELSSTDTLIWTFRPQDSAVLSTQPQNSTPAVMKLDPYSNTWRHGGNFTSTDTHIEYRSINTGPYALAMLNDNTPPQVRLTVAGRELKFLDYVAKDRPFNIIITDPSGINTSSFELFLNSKKLPKESYSEIPLQESPEHLNITIYPTPQKPIDSLMVSVDDLAGNNSEVVFAYMPGEDLKINFFSCHPNPFTARMSPDGSTVQPIRFAFLITDLSDIELTLYTKSGRNIKSWRFNDLIGYQEIEWDGRDRHGYRIANGTYFAKLTASNTRTTTRKIIRIAKLEGYR
- a CDS encoding rRNA small subunit methyltransferase I, with the translated sequence MSLYIVSTPIGNLSDITLRAIEVLKTSDLILAEDTRVTNRLLNYYGVQKPLRAYHDHNKEKITPHLLEMLRDDKNVALVTDAGTPGIADPAFYLTRASIEENIKVIPIPGASAFLTALVASGLPTDRFIFENFLPNKSAKRKKILESMLSEPRTVIFYETPHRINKTLLAMKEVLEDTRIVIARELTKVHEEFLRGDAAFLLKHFEKHPPKGEMVVMFNVRIKNSETEQM